A genomic segment from Callithrix jacchus isolate 240 chromosome 8, calJac240_pri, whole genome shotgun sequence encodes:
- the LOC128928912 gene encoding uncharacterized protein LOC128928912 yields MLAGRVSLALGAGRRGAGRCGAGCARGPRPGGALDARRSPHLHKARATRPGQRRPRSSPPGVPPRPPPPAAGTSRRPRRFHGPRRLPREPAPRPPGLPVPEAAPAGVVAPGSGAGRGCLGAESCRQNPGCGERLPGRPRPLPSPPQGPPNPVPLLFRGLGGRPPFSSSGQRRPLSPASPTPLSRAEARGDRKGEERRRRVRVPRPARGVRIPASASARGGPGPASPARRLSPAAALCRPGPRCGRRQDVGLGSGSSGELRASWAPLVLLGSPLPALSPPLLIPLKETLLGFSLARHTLAAATVPPDLRLLAWPSLCG; encoded by the exons ATGCTGGCCGGCCGGGTGTCGCTCGCCCTCGGCGCGGGGCGGCGTGGCGCGGGGCGGTGCGGTGCGGGCTGTGCGCGCGGTCCGCGGCCCGGGGGCGCGCTC GACGCCCGGCGCAGCCCCCATTTACATAAAGCCCGCGCCACGCGGCCCGGACAGCGGCGCCCACGGTCAAGTCCGCCCGGCGTCCCGCCCCGCCCACCACCCCCGGCCGCGGGGACCAGCCGACGCCCACGCCGCTTCCACGGTCCTCGACGGCTGCCGCGTGAACCTGCGCCGCGGCCCCCGGGCCTCCCGGTCCCTGAGGCAGCGCCGGCGGGGGTCGTGGCCCCCGGAAGCGGAGCGGGCAGGGGCTGCCTCGGGGCGGAAAGCTGCCGGCAAAATCCGGGCTGCGGAGAACGGCTCCCGGGTCGCCCACGTCCCCTCCCATCCCCGCCCCAGGGCCCCCCGAACCCCGTCCCTCTTCTCTTCCGGGGACTCGGGGGGCGCCCTCCGTTCTCCTCCTCCGGGCAGCGGCGCCCTCTCTCCCCCGCCTCCCCGACTCCCCTCAGCCGGGCCGAGGCGCGCGGTGAccggaagggagaggagaggcgGCGGCGGGTGCGAGTCCCTCGCCCTGCGCGCGGAGTGAGGATCCCCGCGAGCGCCTCGGCGCGGGGCGGCCCTGGCCCGGCATCTCCCGCCCGGCGTCTCTCGCCCGCTGCTGCCCTCTGCCGGCCGGGACCGCGCTGTGGCCGGCGGCAGGATGTGGGCCTGGGTTCCGGCTCCTCCGGGGAGCTGCGAGCTTCGTGGGCTCCCCTCGTCCTCTTGGGGTCCCCGCTTCCGGccctttcccctcctctcctcatCCCCCTCAAGGAAACGCTACTTGGTTTTTCTCTCGCTCGTCACACACTCGCAGCAGCCACGGTCCCGCCCGACCTCAGGCTCCTCGCTTGGCCGTCCCTTTGCGGTTGA